The following is a genomic window from Adhaeribacter radiodurans.
TAGGTGAGAGTGGGCGTACCCGTAGCCACTACCTGAAAAGTAGTGGGTTGTCCGGCCGATACAGTAACACTGGTTGGTTGTTGCACTACTTTAGGAGCCGCATTGGTGGTATAAATAATTTTATAAAGCGCACTTGAATTTCTTTGGAGATAATAAAGATTGCCATCGTTCCCCACACTAATACCCAATGAATTGGTGTTTAAGCCAGTAGCAAAAGGTTTCCGGACAGGGGTAGAGCCACTTAAATCGAGCACGTTAATCCAGTTATTACACAAATCCTGAAAAAAATAATTGCCCCAGTAAGTAGCTGGATAATTAGTATTAGTTGGATTGAAAAATACCCCACCCGAAATGGCGCAACCCGTGCCGTCCGTATCTGCGTGCGGATAAGCGTACACGGGATTAGCATAATCTGGATTAATGCTAAAGCCTTCGGTAATAGGCCAGCCAAAATTTTTACCACCGGTAGTAGCATCGTTAATTTCTTCCCAGGTAACCTGACCAACATCGTTTACGAATATTTTCCCGGTTCTGGGCTGGATGGAAAAGGTGTAAGGATTGCGGAGACCATAGGCCCAAACTCTTTTACGCTGGGACGATCCGGTTTTAAACGGATTGCCGTTGGGAACCGAACCATCGGTGTTTATCCGCAGGATTTTACCGTGATAGATGTCCAGGCTTTGAGAATTAGCGGACCGGTTGTTGTCGCCGATTGCCACGAATAACTTACCATCTTTGCCGAAATGCAGGGCGCCCCCGTTGTGGTTAACCGCCGTACTAAGCGTATCCAGATTTAATAAAACTACTTCACTACCGGGTACTACCTCATCGCCATTAGCAGTAAACCGGCTAATTCGGTTTCGGGAAGCGTCGGCTAAGGTATAATAAGCGTAAAGGTATTGGTTATTGGTAAAATCCGGATCTAAGGCCAGACCAATTAAGCCGCGTTCTCCGTTGGAGTTAACACTTAAATCCATAAAATAATTAGGCAGCAACTCGCCGTTTTTGACTATGCGTACCTCGCCTCTTTGCTGCGCCACAAAAATTCTTCCGTCCGGCGCAAAAGCCATGGTAGTGGGTTTATTAATTCCTTTCGTTACCAGTACTTGCGTAAAACCGGCAGGAAACGATTGCGCTTGCAGCCAATGGTTATTTACTAATAAACCAACCAGAACGAAAAAAAAGAATAAAGCATTTTTTCTGGATTTTGTAGAGTTTCCTGGATGCATAAGAATCAGAGTTTAACTACCTTATTTTACTAGTCGCGCCGGACTTAGTTGCCCTTGTTAATTTAGTGAATTTCTCTTTATTCTTTGAATATCAATGGTTTAAATATTTATGAATTAGCTTGAATTGATTATTAAAGTACTACTGTTTGCAAAGATAATTTTACTAATTACCGGCAAATGTCCGTTCTAATTCCTTGGTTTTGCTAATCTTTGGATGTTCTGTAAGCAATGTTTTGTTAGCTTTAAAGAAGGAATAAATTACTGCGCTACACCAATTCTCCTTTCGCAAAAGGTTCACTTAACCTAATTAATTTACTAAAATGATGATTTACTTTTCTGATTTTGGGTAATTAAAGGTAAGCGTATTTTGCAATTAGTTTTTCTAAATTCAGTTGAATATCATTTAACGTATTGCCACCGTGGTAGCACACTAGTTGTTGAATATTCAATGCCTGAAGCTTTTTAATAGAATCCACGGCTCTTTTTAAATCCAGCGTAAAATCAGGGTTAGAAATTTCCAGTTCCCCGTTTTCGATTACTACAGCGTCGGCGGCAATAAGGGTTTTACATTCTGGCAGGTAAAGAGAAATATGGCCGGGCATATGGCCAGGAGTTTTAATTACCCGAACTCCTCTTAAAAAGGGTAGTTCTTCTTCGGTAAAAGTAGCGTCTACAGGTACTGGCTGAATTTGCTTGAGCATTTCCTGAAAGGCCAAAGCGCCTGGTTTTTGCTCTTCGGGTAGGGAGTTATACAAGGCTTCGGCTTGTTGTAACCGTAAAGATTTTTTCTGGCCATTAATGTAAGGCTCTTCTATTTCGGGGGAGTATATTTTTAAAGCGGGGTATTTTTCTTTTAATTCATACAGACAGCCCACGTGATCTATATCGTGATGCGTGATGATAATGCCCGTTAGATTTTGCAACGATAAATTATGTTGCTGAAGGGCCTTTTCGAGTAAAGGAATAAAGCCCGGATAGCCACAATCAATTAAAATGAGTTCCGCTTCGTTTTGTAATATTACAGGGTAAAGCACATTTTCTACCCCCTTAAAGTTATAGCGAACTTCTAAAACGTAATGTTTCATGCGACCTTTTATTCTGCTTTTACTGTGGCATTTAGTAGTTTAAAATACGGGTAGTTAATGGTTTTCTCCTAACCAAATCGTATCCGGAGAAACTGCTACTTTTTTGTTAACTTTTTAAAAGTCAAAATTCCCGCATTTCCCCGAATTCATAACAACCAATCACGATGGAGCCGATTTTCATGGAGAAAAGTTTTAGGGGAATACAATCGGTTAACTTAATTGGGAACGAATAATTTGCCTGCTTTGTAGCTCATGCCTGTTTATTCATTATTAAGTTCAACTATTATTGCCTTGCCTATAACTTGCCAACAATAGTTGAACTTTGACTAAAGTATTTGCGAAACATCTTCCCAAATATATCGGCATACCTGCGCCTTGGTCTGGTCGCTGTTTTGGGTTTCTATGGTTTGAAAGTTTTTTCCGCCCATTCGATCATAAAAAGCTCTCGCATTTCTGTTTAACTCAAAAACCCACAAATACATGCTTGGAAATTCGGCGTGGCTTTTTATGTATTTAGCACTTTCTTTCAGGAGCAAGGCACCAATACCGGATTTTTGCAGATTTTTAGTAACGTGTAAGTTGTCGATTAAGGATCCGAAAACAGGATCATTATTTAAGAAAATACCAGAAAAGCCCACTAAGTTTTCGTCAGCAATAGCCAGTATTATTTTTTGGTTTTCGCTGGGGTTTTGCAGTCTTTGGTGCCAAACTTCTAAACGTTCCTGCTCTACTTCTTTATCTAAATAATAGTCGCTCATTATTCCCCGGTAATGTTGTTGCCAACTGGCCGCATGGAGTTTCGCAATAGCAGCATAATCGGAAAATTGGGCATCTCGAAATTGAATCATGGAGTGCGATATTGTAAAAATTAGCTGATTATTACTCCGCTACCGTTAGCACCACTTTGCCCCGGGTTCTGCCGGTTTCAATTTGCTCGTGGGCTTTGGCCATCTCTTCCAGCGGAAAAGTGTGTTCAATAACTGGTTTTAATATTCTCTGTTCTAATAGATTGGCTAGCACTTCCATATCGGCGCCACTGGAGTGTACCAGGTAATTCTTGGCCGTGATTCCTTTTTCATTAATCTGGCTGGTTAAGTTTTCTTTTACCCCGCCAACAATAGAAATAAGATTGCCGCCTTTTTTTACTACGTTAACAGATGCCGCCGTAGTATCGCCACCAACCGTATCAAATACAAGATCAACGTCCTGTACTGCTTCCTCCAGAGATTGGGATTTATAATCAATAAAATTATCTACTCCTAATTCTTTTAAAAAAGAAGCATTACCTGCCGATGCAGTGCCGCTAACTGTTACGCCCAAGTGTTTTGCCAGTTGCACGGCAAAATGACCAACGCCGCCCGCCGCCGCGTGCATGAGCAGGTGCTGACCTTTTTGAAGGTTGGCTTCGTGTACCATCACCTGGTAAGCCGTAAGAGCCGCTAAGGTGGTAGCAGCAGCCTGAGCATGACTTATATTTTGAGGTTTGCGCGCCAGATGGTCTGCCGGAGCCACTACGTATTCGGCGTAAGCTTTTCCCTTGCCGGGAAAGTTAACCATACCAAATACTTCGTCGCCTTCTTTCCACGCCGTTACATTGGCACCAATAGCGGTAACAACCCCCGAAATATCCCAGCCCAAAATAACGGGTGGCGTTTCATTAAGCATTTTGTGAAAAGTGCCGCCTTTTCTGGTTTTAATATCTACGGGGTTAATGCTAATAGCATAAACCTTTACCAGCACCTCGTTGTCGGCTGGTTGTGGTATTTCTAGGTCCTGAAGCTTCAGGTTTTCTACACCTCCCGGGTTCTCCGTAATAATTGCTTTCATCTTAACTATTTAAATCTTTTTAGCTTAACAATAATTTGGGCAACTTAGCAATAAAACCAACTTAGCGCGTTGTAAACTACTACAACTCTTAGGTTAATAATAGATGTTCGTTTAACCCCAGTTTTGGCTTTTTTACCTCTTTTATTTTCTGAATGGCAGAAAAAACCAAGAATAAATACAGACTTTAAACTTCTTATTCTTACTATAATTTACTAAATCTGGCGAATAAGAAGTTTACCTTGTTCCTATCGTTTGGGTTATGGCAACAAACCTTATTTGTGACACCTGAGATTTATTATTTATACCTTATTGGTAGCATGTTCATTTTTAGTAATACTAAAAGTAAAATTAGTAAGGCAGTTCCGGTTGCTGCAATTGCGTTTATAAATTTTTGTGCT
Proteins encoded in this region:
- a CDS encoding MBL fold metallo-hydrolase, which translates into the protein MKHYVLEVRYNFKGVENVLYPVILQNEAELILIDCGYPGFIPLLEKALQQHNLSLQNLTGIIITHHDIDHVGCLYELKEKYPALKIYSPEIEEPYINGQKKSLRLQQAEALYNSLPEEQKPGALAFQEMLKQIQPVPVDATFTEEELPFLRGVRVIKTPGHMPGHISLYLPECKTLIAADAVVIENGELEISNPDFTLDLKRAVDSIKKLQALNIQQLVCYHGGNTLNDIQLNLEKLIAKYAYL
- a CDS encoding GNAT family N-acetyltransferase, yielding MIQFRDAQFSDYAAIAKLHAASWQQHYRGIMSDYYLDKEVEQERLEVWHQRLQNPSENQKIILAIADENLVGFSGIFLNNDPVFGSLIDNLHVTKNLQKSGIGALLLKESAKYIKSHAEFPSMYLWVFELNRNARAFYDRMGGKNFQTIETQNSDQTKAQVCRYIWEDVSQIL
- a CDS encoding NADP-dependent oxidoreductase, with the protein product MKAIITENPGGVENLKLQDLEIPQPADNEVLVKVYAISINPVDIKTRKGGTFHKMLNETPPVILGWDISGVVTAIGANVTAWKEGDEVFGMVNFPGKGKAYAEYVVAPADHLARKPQNISHAQAAATTLAALTAYQVMVHEANLQKGQHLLMHAAAGGVGHFAVQLAKHLGVTVSGTASAGNASFLKELGVDNFIDYKSQSLEEAVQDVDLVFDTVGGDTTAASVNVVKKGGNLISIVGGVKENLTSQINEKGITAKNYLVHSSGADMEVLANLLEQRILKPVIEHTFPLEEMAKAHEQIETGRTRGKVVLTVAE